From Frateuria aurantia DSM 6220, one genomic window encodes:
- a CDS encoding SET domain-containing protein: protein MTQRIRARRSPIHGRGVFALADLAKGDCVVRYRGELISHAQADERYGDDGESGHTFLFTLNEQYVVDGNRRGNVARWINHSCMPNCQAVIEISAGGDPRRDRILIEAVRDIAAGEEITYDYGIVLAVPHTAAMKRLWPCHCGAARCTGTLLKRRRRTEGGHARVECKM from the coding sequence ATGACCCAACGCATCCGCGCCCGTCGTTCGCCTATCCATGGCCGGGGGGTCTTTGCGCTGGCGGATCTGGCCAAGGGGGACTGTGTGGTCCGGTATCGTGGTGAGCTGATCAGCCATGCGCAGGCTGACGAGCGTTACGGTGACGACGGTGAAAGCGGGCATACCTTCCTGTTCACCCTCAACGAGCAATATGTGGTGGACGGCAACCGTCGCGGCAATGTCGCGCGCTGGATCAATCACAGCTGCATGCCCAATTGCCAGGCCGTGATCGAGATCAGCGCCGGAGGCGATCCCCGCCGCGACCGCATCCTGATCGAAGCGGTGCGCGATATCGCGGCGGGGGAGGAGATCACCTATGACTACGGCATCGTGCTGGCCGTTCCACATACCGCCGCGATGAAGCGGCTCTGGCCTTGTCACTGTGGCGCGGCCCGATGCACCGGCACCTTGCTGAAGCGCCGGCGACGAACCGAAGGAGGCCACGCGCGTGTCGAATGCAAGATGTGA